In Truepera sp., the sequence TGCCCAACTCGAAGGCACGCATGAGGATGTCGCTCATGGTCTTGAGCGGCCGATCGTAGCCGAAGTTGTGCCAGAGTCCTAGTGAGACCTTGGGTAGCAGAAGGCCGGAACGGCCGGTGCGGGCGTAAGTCATCGTCGGGGCGTCGTTCATGCCCCAGGTTAGCCCTTACCCGTCAGGCCTCCGCGCTCATGCGCCCGTTGCCTGCCTTGGCGCTGCCGAGCGCCGGGGTCTCGCTGTCGTCGATGAGCTGCGATAGCTGCACCCCGTCAAGCACTTCGCGGATGGCAAGCGAGGTGCCGATCCATGCCACGTTCAGGCGGCAGTGACCCTTGCGTTGCTGCGTGGGGCACCGGGTCTTGGTCTGGCACGTGTCTACTATGAGCGGTCCCGACACGGTCTCGATGACGTCGAGGAGCGAGACCTTGGACGGGTCGATGTTGAGGGTCACGCCGCCGTTCCGCCCCTGGCGGTTCAGCACGTACTCGGCCTGAGCGAGGCGCCTCAAGACCTTGGCCAGGAACGCCGCGGGCATGTGGAGGTCGCGAGCGATCTTGGCGGCAGCGGCCCCGGGGTTCTCCGCGGCGTAGATGAGCGCGTGGATCGCGTAGCTCTCCTCCTTGCGAAGGATGGTCCGAAAGGGTGAGTCAACGGCGGTCTGGGCCACGTCTAAACGGTAGCAGGAAACGCGGATGTATGTGTCCAGTTATGCCCGCAGGTATAGGCGTCGTCCAGGAGCGTGGTTAATCGGCTAACCTGAGCCCGGCAATCAGGACATCTGTCCTTAGTCAAGCGCCAGGGCGAGAGCTAACTTGGAGTCAGACATCCGTGTTTGATGGTGCCCCTCACCATCGAACTTAGAGAACGCACGACGGAGGAGCAAGACATGCGAGACAAGCGCGGAAACGTCCACTTCGGAGCGATCTACGGCATCGCTGCCATCATCGTTGCCCTTGCCGCTGGAATAGCGCTATTCGGCAATCGCGCGGATGCGGCCACCACCTCGAACGCCGGCACGGGCCATTCCCATGACCTGACGATCAACCAGCCCAACACCTTGCACGTGTCGTTGACCGACCCCGAGGACCTCGTCCCGGTCGACGAACTGCCCGTGGTGAAGGGCGTTCTAGGCTTCGCGCCGAACGCGGCGCCCGCCCCCGACCGCGACTACCGCGCGCACGTCGAGGTCGTCCTCGACGTGACCGAAAAGGTCATGCGGCTGGCCGACGGCGTCGAGTACCGCTTCTGGACCTTCGGTGACACCGTTCCGGGCCCCATGATCCGGGTTCGCCATGGTGACTACGTGACCTTCACGCTGCGCAATCACCCCGACAGCCTCATGCCGCACAACATCGACCTGCACGCGGTGACGGGCCAGGGCGGCGGCGCCGAGGCGACGCTCATCTCCCCTGGCCAGCAGGCCACGTTCTCCTTCACCGCGCTGCACCCGGGCGTGTACATCTACCACTGCGCCACGGCGCCGGTCGGCATGCACATCGCTAACGGCATGTACGGCCTCATAGTGGTCGAACCGAAGGAGGGCTTCAAGCCCGTCGACAAGGAGTTCTACGTCGTGCAGGGCGACTTCTACACGAAGGGCGACTTCGGCGAGCGCGGCCTCCAGGACTTCGACATTCAGCGCGCCATCAAGGAAGACGCCGCCTACGTCGTCTTCAACGGCTCGGTCGGTTCGCTGGTGGGCGAGAACGCGCTCTTCGCGGACGTCGGCGACGATGTGCGCATCTTCTTCGGCAACGGTGGTCCCAACCTGACCAGCTCGTTCCACGTGATCGGTGAGATCTTCGACACGGTGAACGTCGAGGGTGGGCGCCTGGTGAACCACGACGTGCAGACCACGTCGGTTCCCGCAGGCGGAGCCGTGATGGTCGAGTTCAAGGTGAACGTGCCCGGCACCTACAACCTCGTCGATCACGCGATCTTCAGGGCGTTCAACAAGGGTGCGGTGGGTCAGCTGGTCGTCGTCGGCGACAAGGACCCCTCGATCTTCACCGAACGCACCGACATCCGCCCCTTCGACCCCGCTTCCGAACAGTAACGTCCGCCTGGTGGCGGCCGCCCGTTAGCGGCCGCCTGCAAGCGGCCGACCGCCACTTCCCCGAACGGTAGGCACCGAGCATGACGAGTACCGCGAGAACACTGAGCCGCACGCTTAGGCTGGTGGTTGCCATCGCGACGGCCTGGCTCGTGGGCTCGGCCGCGGCCGCGCCGAACATGGTCAGCGTCAAGGGGGGCGACGTCGAGCTCCTCTTCCCCGTCGCCGACGAGGGGCCGACCCTGGTCGCCCCGTTCAGCATCGACGTGGTTCCCGTGACGAACGCCGATTTCCTCCGCTTCCTCGAGGCCCACCCCGAATGGCAACGGGGCAACGTGCCCGAGGTGTTCGCAAACGAGAACTACCTCGCCGCCTGGCCCGCCGAACTCGGTTTGGGCGACCTCGATCCGGCTGCCCCCGTAACGGGCGTGTCCTGGTTCGCGGCGGCAGCCTATTGCGAGGCCAGGGGCGGCCGGCTCCCGACCGAGGCCGAGTGGGAGTTCGTCGCCAACGCCGGCTACCAAGGCCCGCGCGGGCGCGACGAGCCCGGCTTCAACGAGCGCATCTTAGTCCTCACCGCCAACCGTAGCCACCAACCCGGGCCCGTGGGGCAGGGCGACGCCAACTTCTACGGCGTCAAGAACCTGCACGGCCTGGTTTGGGAGTGGGTCTTCGACATCGGCTCGAGCTTCAACACGGGCGACAGTCGGAGCGAAGGCGACCGCCGGCTACAACTCGTGTGCGGCGGCGGCAGCGCCGGCGCCATTGACAAGAGCGACTACGCCGCCTTCCTCCGCTACGCGTTCAGGGCGGGGCTGAACGGCGCCTATTCCAGCGGCGGCCTGGGTTTCCGCTGCGCCGTTTGAGGGGGTACCTAGTGCGCCTCACCGCCGCGTCCAACCGGATCTTCGAGAAGCTGTCGGCGGCAAAGCCGTCTGCCGCAAAGCCGTCTGCCGCAAAGCCGTCTGCCGGAAGGCCGTCTGCCGGAAGGCCGTCTGCCGGAAGGCTGTCGCTGGCAACGCTTGCGGTGCTGCTCGCGCTCTCGCTCGCCGCTTGTGGGGGAGAGGACAAGGGCGGGACGGCGCCGAGCGCGGCCGCCACGCCTAATGCGGCCACTGCGCCGAGTGTTGCGGCCGCGACTGCCACGCCAGCGGCCGCTGTCTCTGCCACCACCACCGCTGCCACGACCACTGTGGGCACCAACGCCGCTCCCACCAACGCCGCGGCGACGCCCACCACTGCCAGCTCGGCCGAACCCCACACGCCCGACATGCACACGACCGACCCCGAAGCTGCGCGCGCGACCGACCCCCACGCCGCGCACGCGACCGACCCGCACACGACCGACCCCCACGCCGCGCACGCGACCGACCCGTACACGACCGACCCACACGCCGCGCACGCGGCGCCCCTCGCGGCCACCAAGCTACCCGGCACCTCGCTCTTCCACCTGGGCGGCACGTTCAAGGGCCAGGACGGCGCCGAGTTCCGGCTCGGAGAACTGCGGGGCCGGCCTACCGTGATCGTGATGTTCTACGGCGATTGCACGACGGCCTGCCCGCTGCTCGTGAAGTCGGCGCAGGACATCGAGGCGGCGCTTCCCCCCGAAGTGGCCGAGCAGACGCAGTTCGTGATGGTGTCGTTCGACACGGCGCGCGACACGCCCGCCAAGCTCCGCGCTTACGCCCAGGAGCGGGGCCTCGACAAGGGCCGCTGGCACTGGTTGGTGGGCAGCCCGCTTCTCACGCGCCAACTCGCGACCCTATTGGGCGTGCAGTACCGTGACGCGGGCAACGGGATGTTCGCCCACAGCAACCTCGTGACCGTGTTGGACGAGCAGGGCGTGCCCGAGGCTCGCATCGAGGGGCTCGGCGCGGCGCTCGACCCGGCGGTCGACGCCATCCGCGCCTTCAGGAACTGACGCCGGGGCTACTGCGCGCCCAAGCTGCGCAGCGCCTCGCGCACGTTGTCGTCGTGTTCTTCCAGCGCCAGGGCCGCTCTCTCCGAGCTCACGCCTGCCTTGCAAGCGACGATGGCGTTGCGGATGTCGCCGCCGGCCGCCTCCAGCGCTTTCGCGGCCACCGCCTCGCTGACGTTCGCCCCCTGGGACACGATCATCACGGCTCGCGCGCGCAGCTTCGCGTTCACGGCGCGCATACCCACCATGAGGTTCTCGTAGGCGCCGCCGAGGCGCACCAACACGGTGGTGGAGAGGGCGTTGAGCGCTACCTTCTGCGCCGTGCCGGCCGCCAGCCGCGTGCTACCGGCCAGAACCTCCGGACCCGTTTCGAGCAATACCCCGACGTGGGCCACCTCCAGGAGGGGGGCGCCCGGGTTGTTGGCGATGCCCACGGTGAAGGCCCCCAGCTCGCGGGCGCGCTTGAGGGCGGCGATGGTGTAAGGCGTGCCGCCGCTCGCGGCCACGCCGATCATCGCGTCGTTACCGCTCACGCGTAAAGCGTCCACCTCGCGGGCCGCGGCCGCCTCGTCGTCCTCCGCACCCTCTTGCGCCGTGCTCTGCGCCGAGGCGCCGCCCGCCAACAGGGTGACGGCGCGGTCGAAGCCGAACGTCGGCGCCAGCTCCGCCGCGTCTTGCAGGCCAAGGCGCCCCGAGGTCCCGGCTCCCACGTACACCAGGCGGCCGCCGCGCTGCAGTTGCCGCTCGACGCCGGCCGTCGCCCGCTCCAGGTCGGGGAGCGCCCGCGCTACTGCCTCGACCGCGCGCCGGTTAGAGTCGACGATGGCCGCGAGGATGTCGGACGCCGGCCAGGCATCGAGGCCGGAGTAGTCGGCGACGGCGGCCTCGGTGGTGCTTGGCAGGGGAGTGGCGTCGGAGTCGCCAGGCCGCATGTTCGCTTCCTCCTCGCCCGGAGCCGTCACAGTGGGCCCTCGGCGCGCTGGTAGGTGCGCCAGACCCTGGCGCCGAGCTTGCCGTAGAAGGTAGTGAGCGTGGTCCAGTTGATGAGCAGGTCGGTGGCGCCGCGGTCCTGCAGCCAGGCCGCGCCCGCGCGCACCAGGCTCAGCCCGAGGCCGAGCCCACGGGCCGACTCCGACACACCCAGGGGCCCCATGCCCGCCACGTTGGCCGCCCCACCGTTCGCGGCGACGGCCCTGCGCCAGTAGAGGCTGGGGGCGACCAGGGCCTCGTCGCCCTGGAACAAAGCGCAGAAGCCCTCGGCCAGGGCCGAAGGGCCGGTGCCTCCCGGGCTTGCCTTCGCTAGGGTGAGGACGGTCGCCCCCGCCCCCAGGTAGGCCTCCACCTCGTGGGCCCAGCGGCCGGGGAAGGCGCGCGCCACGAACTCGAGGGCGGCCGCGGGTTCGTCGGCGCGCACCGTCCAGCCCGGCGGCAACGGGGCTGGGGGCAGCGGCAGGCGCAGGTCGACGTGCAGGTCGTGCTCGGACGCGAGGAACCGCGCGCCCGCACGCCGCGCCAGGCGCCAGAGGGCCGCGAACGATTCCTGCGGTGGGCCTGGAAGGAGGTGGTTGGCGTCGCTACCGAGGCGGAAGCGCTTGGCGCCACCGGCGCGCAAACGTGCGAGGAGTTCGGACAGGAGCCGGCCCCCCACGCCGCTGCCCTGCCATGGCCCCGCCACGGCCAGCAGGGAGACCCACCCGACGTCGGCCGGCAGCCACGCCACCCCGTCAGGGAGACGGCCATAGGCAGCGCCCACCAGGTGCTCGTCCGCGAAGGCGCCTATGAGCAGTTCGGGCTGGTGGTGGCGCGCAAGGCGTTCGCGCCACACGCGGTCCTCGAGCGGGTAGGGCTCGCGCCCCAGGCCCTCCCAGGCGGAGCGCCATACTTCCGGCACCAAGGCCACGGCGGCGCCGTTCAGGGTGCGCAGCGTCACTTCCTCAGCGTTGGGCGCGGCCGCGGTCACTGGGCCCTCAGGTCGAGGGCCATGCGGTAGAGGTCGCCGCGGTACGCGCTGCGCACGTACTCGAAAGGGCGCTCGTCGGCGTCGTAGGTGGTGCGCTCGAGCGCGAGCACGGGCACTTCGCGGCCGATGCCCAGGACCTTCGCCTCGTGCCTGGTGGGCAGGCGGGCGCTGATGGTCTGCCGCGCGCGCCGCGGCCTGATGCCGAACTGCCGTTCCAGCGTCTTGTAAAGCGACCCGGAGCGTTCCAGTTCCTCGATCGAGATCTCGAGCAGGTGGGTGGGGAGGTAGGCGTCCTGCAGGGCGAGCGGCTCGCCATCGGCAGTGCGGAGGCGGCTGACGCACAAGACGGTCTCACCCGGCCGCACGCCCAGCGCGGCCGCGGCCTGATCGTCCGCGGCCACCGCCTTGGCCCCGAGCAGCCTCGAGCCGGGCCGCAGCCCCAAGTGCCGCGCCTCGTCCGTGAAGCCGACGACCCGGTCGATGATCTGCAGGAGGGGCTGGCCCTTGACGTAGGTGCCGGAGCCCTGCCGCTGCTGAACGAGGCCGGCCTCCTCCAGCTCCTTGAAGGCGCGCCTGGTGGTCATGCGCGAGAGCCCGAGGGACGAAGCGAGGCTCCTCTCGGAGGGCAGGGCGCTGCCGGGGCGCAGCAGGCCGAGTTCGATCGCGCGTGCCAGGCGCTCCTTGAGTTGGAGGTACGCGGGTGTAGGCAGCGTTCTATCGATCTCGATGTCGCTGAGCTTCATGGCCTCTGACGGTCCCTTCCGGCGCGCGGCGCCCGAGCGGGTACATTAAGACGCACCTATATGTACCACTCCTATACCACTGGGTCAACGAGGCGGCCCGGCGCCGTCAGGGCGTTTCCCGGCGCCGTGCGCCGCGTCTCATCCGAGTGGTCTTGCAGTGGTCTACTCTGGTGGCGCATACTGAAGACGTTCGACAGAGGAGGCACGAATGGCTCGTAAGACGATAGTCACGCTAGTCCTGGCCGCCGCTTTGGCCGTTGCCGGGGCTGCTTTCGCGCAGCCGAAGACGGTCGACTACCCCGGCCTCGGCATGACCCCGGGCAAGGTCGGGGGCACGTTGACCCTTGGGCTGGCCGACTCGCCGCCTACTTTCTTGTATTACGGTCAGATCGACAACAACACGCAGACGCTGACGGGCGTGGTGTTCGACCCGCTCGTGGAGTTCAACCTCGAGACTTACGCCATCGAGCCCGCCCTCGCCGCCAGTTGGGACGTCAGCCCCGACGGCACCGTGTACACCTTCCACCTCCGGCAGGGCGTCACGTGGCACGACGGCACGCCCTTCACCTCCGCCGACGTGGTCTTCACGTACACCCAGATCATCGCCAACCCCGAGGCCCGCGCCGGTGACGCCGCCGCGTTCGTCTTCACGGTCGACGGCGAGCAGCGCCCCGTTACCTTCGCCGCGCCCGACGACAACACCGTGGTCATGACCCTGCCGGCACCGGCGGCGGCGTTCCTCCTGCAGCAGCGCTTCCCCATGCTGCCGAAGCACAAGCTCCTGCCCTTCTCGGTCGAGGGCGGCGCGGAGCAGGCCGATATCAACAACGCCTGGTCGACCGCCACCCCGCTCTCCGACGTCGTCGGCACCGGGCCCTTCATGTACGACACTTACGTGCCGGGCCAGAAGGTCGGCCTCGTTCGCAACCCCAACTACTGGAAGGTCGATGCGGCCGGCACCTCCCTGCCCTACGCAGACCGGCTCGACTACCTCATCGTGCGTGGCAACGAGGCGCAGGCCGCCCAGTTCCTCGCGGGCAACCTGGCCACACTCAACATCTCGGGCGCCCAGTTCCCCGACTTCAAGAGCCGCGAGGTGGCCGGCGCCGACTTCCGCGTGGTGACTAGCCCCGCCCTCTTCGGCTCGCCGCCTCACCTCGCCTTCAACTTCGATGACCCCGAGTTCAGCGCCGTGTTCTCCGACGTGGCCTTCCGCCGCGCCATGGAGCGCGCGGTAGACCGCCAGCGCATCATCGACGACGTCTACAACGGCCTCGCCGAGATACCCGGCACCCCGACGGCACCGGCCGACGGCACCTTCTACGAGGACACCAAGAGCCTCATGCTGCCG encodes:
- a CDS encoding Rrf2 family transcriptional regulator; translated protein: MAQTAVDSPFRTILRKEESYAIHALIYAAENPGAAAAKIARDLHMPAAFLAKVLRRLAQAEYVLNRQGRNGGVTLNIDPSKVSLLDVIETVSGPLIVDTCQTKTRCPTQQRKGHCRLNVAWIGTSLAIREVLDGVQLSQLIDDSETPALGSAKAGNGRMSAEA
- the nirK gene encoding copper-containing nitrite reductase, translating into MRDKRGNVHFGAIYGIAAIIVALAAGIALFGNRADAATTSNAGTGHSHDLTINQPNTLHVSLTDPEDLVPVDELPVVKGVLGFAPNAAPAPDRDYRAHVEVVLDVTEKVMRLADGVEYRFWTFGDTVPGPMIRVRHGDYVTFTLRNHPDSLMPHNIDLHAVTGQGGGAEATLISPGQQATFSFTALHPGVYIYHCATAPVGMHIANGMYGLIVVEPKEGFKPVDKEFYVVQGDFYTKGDFGERGLQDFDIQRAIKEDAAYVVFNGSVGSLVGENALFADVGDDVRIFFGNGGPNLTSSFHVIGEIFDTVNVEGGRLVNHDVQTTSVPAGGAVMVEFKVNVPGTYNLVDHAIFRAFNKGAVGQLVVVGDKDPSIFTERTDIRPFDPASEQ
- a CDS encoding SUMF1/EgtB/PvdO family nonheme iron enzyme, translated to MTSTARTLSRTLRLVVAIATAWLVGSAAAAPNMVSVKGGDVELLFPVADEGPTLVAPFSIDVVPVTNADFLRFLEAHPEWQRGNVPEVFANENYLAAWPAELGLGDLDPAAPVTGVSWFAAAAYCEARGGRLPTEAEWEFVANAGYQGPRGRDEPGFNERILVLTANRSHQPGPVGQGDANFYGVKNLHGLVWEWVFDIGSSFNTGDSRSEGDRRLQLVCGGGSAGAIDKSDYAAFLRYAFRAGLNGAYSSGGLGFRCAV
- a CDS encoding SCO family protein, which gives rise to MRGYLVRLTAASNRIFEKLSAAKPSAAKPSAAKPSAGRPSAGRPSAGRLSLATLAVLLALSLAACGGEDKGGTAPSAAATPNAATAPSVAAATATPAAAVSATTTAATTTVGTNAAPTNAAATPTTASSAEPHTPDMHTTDPEAARATDPHAAHATDPHTTDPHAAHATDPYTTDPHAAHAAPLAATKLPGTSLFHLGGTFKGQDGAEFRLGELRGRPTVIVMFYGDCTTACPLLVKSAQDIEAALPPEVAEQTQFVMVSFDTARDTPAKLRAYAQERGLDKGRWHWLVGSPLLTRQLATLLGVQYRDAGNGMFAHSNLVTVLDEQGVPEARIEGLGAALDPAVDAIRAFRN
- a CDS encoding N-acetylmuramic acid 6-phosphate etherase, with the translated sequence MRPGDSDATPLPSTTEAAVADYSGLDAWPASDILAAIVDSNRRAVEAVARALPDLERATAGVERQLQRGGRLVYVGAGTSGRLGLQDAAELAPTFGFDRAVTLLAGGASAQSTAQEGAEDDEAAAAREVDALRVSGNDAMIGVAASGGTPYTIAALKRARELGAFTVGIANNPGAPLLEVAHVGVLLETGPEVLAGSTRLAAGTAQKVALNALSTTVLVRLGGAYENLMVGMRAVNAKLRARAVMIVSQGANVSEAVAAKALEAAGGDIRNAIVACKAGVSSERAALALEEHDDNVREALRSLGAQ
- a CDS encoding GNAT family N-acetyltransferase; translation: MTAAAPNAEEVTLRTLNGAAVALVPEVWRSAWEGLGREPYPLEDRVWRERLARHHQPELLIGAFADEHLVGAAYGRLPDGVAWLPADVGWVSLLAVAGPWQGSGVGGRLLSELLARLRAGGAKRFRLGSDANHLLPGPPQESFAALWRLARRAGARFLASEHDLHVDLRLPLPPAPLPPGWTVRADEPAAALEFVARAFPGRWAHEVEAYLGAGATVLTLAKASPGGTGPSALAEGFCALFQGDEALVAPSLYWRRAVAANGGAANVAGMGPLGVSESARGLGLGLSLVRAGAAWLQDRGATDLLINWTTLTTFYGKLGARVWRTYQRAEGPL
- a CDS encoding GntR family transcriptional regulator, whose amino-acid sequence is MKLSDIEIDRTLPTPAYLQLKERLARAIELGLLRPGSALPSERSLASSLGLSRMTTRRAFKELEEAGLVQQRQGSGTYVKGQPLLQIIDRVVGFTDEARHLGLRPGSRLLGAKAVAADDQAAAALGVRPGETVLCVSRLRTADGEPLALQDAYLPTHLLEISIEELERSGSLYKTLERQFGIRPRRARQTISARLPTRHEAKVLGIGREVPVLALERTTYDADERPFEYVRSAYRGDLYRMALDLRAQ
- a CDS encoding ABC transporter substrate-binding protein, translated to MARKTIVTLVLAAALAVAGAAFAQPKTVDYPGLGMTPGKVGGTLTLGLADSPPTFLYYGQIDNNTQTLTGVVFDPLVEFNLETYAIEPALAASWDVSPDGTVYTFHLRQGVTWHDGTPFTSADVVFTYTQIIANPEARAGDAAAFVFTVDGEQRPVTFAAPDDNTVVMTLPAPAAAFLLQQRFPMLPKHKLLPFSVEGGAEQADINNAWSTATPLSDVVGTGPFMYDTYVPGQKVGLVRNPNYWKVDAAGTSLPYADRLDYLIVRGNEAQAAQFLAGNLATLNISGAQFPDFKSREVAGADFRVVTSPALFGSPPHLAFNFDDPEFSAVFSDVAFRRAMERAVDRQRIIDDVYNGLAEIPGTPTAPADGTFYEDTKSLMLPFDLTEAGAALDALGIKDTDGNGVRNVPSGKDLEFSLTYNSDSSTYTDMATILQNDFSKIGVKANLVGVQGSALLSTGLAGDYQAIIIALGNQPDPELRKPIWQPGGSLYYWHRSTQPAEPGGPPNFAAMADWEKRIYDIFDQGTTLVDRDARVALYKEWQRINAEKVPVIMIAKPANIAAVHNSVGNFVYNLGVIPGYNPVPLYFVK